From Suncus etruscus isolate mSunEtr1 chromosome 6, mSunEtr1.pri.cur, whole genome shotgun sequence, one genomic window encodes:
- the FGF18 gene encoding fibroblast growth factor 18, with product MERRRKRNVRRRVCGDRGRDAKEDWEVEEDSEEAVVVVVLLTLNVPKSPVFTCEIEVDEEPMVLAAEENVDFRIHVENQTRARDDVSRKQLRLYQLYSRTSGKHIQVLGRRISARGEDGDKYAQLLVETDTFGSQVRIKGKETEFYLCMNRKGKLVGKPDGTSKECVFIEKVLENNYTALMSAKYSGWYVGFTKKGRPRKGPKTQENQQDVHFMKRYPKGQAELQKPFKYTTVTKRSRRVRPTHPG from the exons atggagaggaggaggaagaggaatgtGAGGAGAAGAGTGTGTGGAGACCGAGGAAGGGATGCAAAGGAGGACTGGGAGGTGGAAGAGGACAGTGAGGAGgcggtggtagtggtggtg CTCCTGACTCTGAATGTCCCTAAGTCTCCCGTCTTCACCTGTGAAATTGAGGTAGATGAGGAGCCTATG GTGCTGGCGGCTGAGGAGAACGTGGATTTCCGCATCCACGTAGAGAACCAGACGCGGGCGCGGGACGATGTGAGCCGCAAGCAGCTACGGCTGTACCAGCTCTACAGCCGGACCAGCGGGAAGCACATCCAGGTGTTGGGCCGCCGGATCAGTGCCCGTGGCGAGGACGGGGACAAGTATG CCCAGCTCCTAGTGGAGACAGACACGTTCGGCAGCCAGGTCCGGATCAAGGGCAAAGAGACAGAGTTCTACCTGTGCATGAACCGGAAAGGCAAGCTGGTGGGCAAG CCCGATGGCACCAGCAAGGAATGTGTGTTCATCGAGAAAGTTCTGGAGAACAACTACACGGCCCTAATGTCGGCCAAGTACTCTGGCTGGTACGTGGGTTTCACCAAGAAGGGGCGGCCTCGGAAGGGCCCCAAGACGCAGGAGAACCAGCAGGACGTGCATTTCATGAAGCGGTATCCCAAGGGGCAGGCGGAGCTCCAGAAGCCCTTCAAATACACCACAGTGACCAAGCGGTCCCGGAGGGTCCGCCCAACGCACCCTGGCTAG